One window from the genome of Diospyros lotus cultivar Yz01 chromosome 11, ASM1463336v1, whole genome shotgun sequence encodes:
- the LOC127813535 gene encoding uncharacterized protein LOC127813535 isoform X2: MLGCIAASNLEKKRRWGSCWSIYSCFGSHGQSKRIGHAVLVPETTPPGIEVPAAENPPQTTSVSFPFVAPPSSPASFLQSEPPSCTQSPVGFPSFTSISASMYSPGPASIFAIGPYAHETQLVSPPVFSTFTTEPSTAPFTPPPESVHLTTPSSPEVPFAQLLGPNHQNGEAGLRFPISQYEFQSYQFYPGSPVGHLISPSSGVSGSGTSSPFPDLEFPPGGAQLLQFQIGNPPPKLLTLEKLSAREWGSQQRSGSLTPEAVGHRPLDRQNSDIAPLTDQFNGLQNEVVVLDPRVSFEITTEDVTRCMVKKPSLAMTASPSLNNADIAAEKDANSSEAANSLKAHLDEISDDKPEKASSDGEDRQQQPPQKHRSITLGSVKEFNFDNADVENCDKPNTDSDWWTNDKVLEVESGGETSHNWSFFPMMQPGLS, translated from the exons ATGCTGGGATGTATTGCTGCTTCTAATTTGGAAAAG AAAAGAAGATGGGGAAGCTGTTGGAGCATATACTCATGTTTTGGATCTCACGGACAAAGCAAGAGAATTGGACATGCTGTTCTTGTTCCCGAAACAACTCCTCCTGGAATAGAGGTTCCAGCAGCTGAAAATCCACCTCAAACAACTAGTGTCTCATTTCCCTTTGTTGCACCTCCCTCTTCTCCCGCATCCTTCCTTCAGTCCGAACCACCCTCTTGTACACAGTCACCAGTTGGCTTTCCATCCTTCACCTCTATATCTGCTAGCATGTACTCCCCTGGGCCTGCCTCCATCTTTGCTATTGGCCCTTATGCCCATGAGACTCAGTTAGTCTCGCCCCCAGTTTTCTCTACTTTCACCACTGAACCCTCCACTGCCCCTTTTACTCCTCCCCCCGAGTCTGTCCATTTGACGACACCTTCCTCACCTGAAGTGCCGTTTGCTCAGCTACTCGGTCCCAATCACCAGAATGGTGAAGCTGGTCTTAGATTCCCTATATCCCAATACGAATTTCAATCTTATCAGTTCTATCCAGGGAGCCCTGTTGGCCACTTGATCTCACCAAGTTCAGGTGTCTCTGGTTCGGGCACTTCATCTCCTTTTCCTGATCTGGAGTTTCCTCCCGGTGGGGCCCAGCTCCTTCAGTTCCAAATTGGCAATCCTCCACCGAAGCTTTTGACCCTTGAAAAGCTTTCTGCCCGTGAATGGGGATCGCAGCAACGATCTGGTTCATTAACACCTGAAGCTGTGGGACATAGGCCTCTGGACCGTCAAAATTCTGACATTGCGCCGCTCACAGATCAATTTAATGGACTCCAAAATGAAGTAGTTGTGCTTGATCCCAGAGTATCTTTTGAGATCACCACTGAAGATGTTACGAGATGCATGGTAAAGAAGCCATCCTTGGCCATGACCGCATCACCATCTCTAAATAATGCAGACATCGCTGCTGAAAAGGATGCAAATTCATCTGAGGCAGCTAATAGCCTCAAGGCCCATCTTGATGAAATATCCGATGACAAGCCCGAGAAAGCTTCTTCAGACGGGGAGGACAGGCAGCAGCAGCCACCTCAGAAGCATCGCTCCATCACACTCGGTTCTGTTAAGGAATTCAATTTTGACAATGCCGATGTAGAAAACTGCGATAAGCCTAATACAGACTCCGACTGGTGGACCAATGATAAGGTACTCGAAGTTGAATCAGGGGGTGAAACCAGCCACAACTGGTCTTTCTTCCCCATGATGCAGCCAGGTTTGAGCTAA
- the LOC127813535 gene encoding uncharacterized protein LOC127813535 isoform X1, producing the protein MRGANNHHALETISAAATAIASAENRAPQASVQKRRWGSCWSIYSCFGSHGQSKRIGHAVLVPETTPPGIEVPAAENPPQTTSVSFPFVAPPSSPASFLQSEPPSCTQSPVGFPSFTSISASMYSPGPASIFAIGPYAHETQLVSPPVFSTFTTEPSTAPFTPPPESVHLTTPSSPEVPFAQLLGPNHQNGEAGLRFPISQYEFQSYQFYPGSPVGHLISPSSGVSGSGTSSPFPDLEFPPGGAQLLQFQIGNPPPKLLTLEKLSAREWGSQQRSGSLTPEAVGHRPLDRQNSDIAPLTDQFNGLQNEVVVLDPRVSFEITTEDVTRCMVKKPSLAMTASPSLNNADIAAEKDANSSEAANSLKAHLDEISDDKPEKASSDGEDRQQQPPQKHRSITLGSVKEFNFDNADVENCDKPNTDSDWWTNDKVLEVESGGETSHNWSFFPMMQPGLS; encoded by the coding sequence AAAAGAAGATGGGGAAGCTGTTGGAGCATATACTCATGTTTTGGATCTCACGGACAAAGCAAGAGAATTGGACATGCTGTTCTTGTTCCCGAAACAACTCCTCCTGGAATAGAGGTTCCAGCAGCTGAAAATCCACCTCAAACAACTAGTGTCTCATTTCCCTTTGTTGCACCTCCCTCTTCTCCCGCATCCTTCCTTCAGTCCGAACCACCCTCTTGTACACAGTCACCAGTTGGCTTTCCATCCTTCACCTCTATATCTGCTAGCATGTACTCCCCTGGGCCTGCCTCCATCTTTGCTATTGGCCCTTATGCCCATGAGACTCAGTTAGTCTCGCCCCCAGTTTTCTCTACTTTCACCACTGAACCCTCCACTGCCCCTTTTACTCCTCCCCCCGAGTCTGTCCATTTGACGACACCTTCCTCACCTGAAGTGCCGTTTGCTCAGCTACTCGGTCCCAATCACCAGAATGGTGAAGCTGGTCTTAGATTCCCTATATCCCAATACGAATTTCAATCTTATCAGTTCTATCCAGGGAGCCCTGTTGGCCACTTGATCTCACCAAGTTCAGGTGTCTCTGGTTCGGGCACTTCATCTCCTTTTCCTGATCTGGAGTTTCCTCCCGGTGGGGCCCAGCTCCTTCAGTTCCAAATTGGCAATCCTCCACCGAAGCTTTTGACCCTTGAAAAGCTTTCTGCCCGTGAATGGGGATCGCAGCAACGATCTGGTTCATTAACACCTGAAGCTGTGGGACATAGGCCTCTGGACCGTCAAAATTCTGACATTGCGCCGCTCACAGATCAATTTAATGGACTCCAAAATGAAGTAGTTGTGCTTGATCCCAGAGTATCTTTTGAGATCACCACTGAAGATGTTACGAGATGCATGGTAAAGAAGCCATCCTTGGCCATGACCGCATCACCATCTCTAAATAATGCAGACATCGCTGCTGAAAAGGATGCAAATTCATCTGAGGCAGCTAATAGCCTCAAGGCCCATCTTGATGAAATATCCGATGACAAGCCCGAGAAAGCTTCTTCAGACGGGGAGGACAGGCAGCAGCAGCCACCTCAGAAGCATCGCTCCATCACACTCGGTTCTGTTAAGGAATTCAATTTTGACAATGCCGATGTAGAAAACTGCGATAAGCCTAATACAGACTCCGACTGGTGGACCAATGATAAGGTACTCGAAGTTGAATCAGGGGGTGAAACCAGCCACAACTGGTCTTTCTTCCCCATGATGCAGCCAGGTTTGAGCTAA
- the LOC127813717 gene encoding BTB/POZ domain-containing protein At5g41330, which produces MPPFADSDPPANGLNKNKPNSNSSSNMVTIDVGGQLFQTTKQTLTLAGPASLFSRILDSSDQRTVPFIDRDPELFSVLLSLLRTGHLPSRAKAFDLPDLIFESQFYGIETLLLNSHSNPSQLDPFNLEKSSLLQLNGRDSPSAISTLPHGSVHVAHGNKITSFDWSLQGKSTILTQFSAIDSLLALSPSLAAAGATDFSGLQLIDLEKGFVRETLNWENVTRSSSTVQAIASSPEYLFTSFESGRRNSNSIMVYDLQGSFRPVTEIGRYEIFGADLDSAIPATKLNWVSNYNLLMASGSHSGPSGVLGNIKLWDIRSGTVVWELKEKVDCFADVAVSDDLSALFKVGVNSGEVFFADLRNIGRENSWVCLGDGRKVTNGKKEGVGCKIETRGNQVFCSKGGDLALWSEIQIGSSRKGEHGSEDRVFRKNSMGRAKDMGGSRITHLRFAGNKMFLTRKDQQFVEVWQSSVRGF; this is translated from the coding sequence ATGCCTCCGTTTGCGGATTCAGACCCTCCTGCCAATGGCCTGAACAAGAACAAACCCAATTCCAACTCCAGTTCCAATATGGTGACCATTGATGTGGGTGGCCAGCTCTTCCAGACCACCAagcaaaccctaaccctagccGGCCCCGCCTCCCTCTTCTCCAGAATCCTCGATTCCTCCGATCAACGCACCGTGCCGTTCATTGATAGAGACCCCGAATTGTTCTCcgtccttctctctcttctccggACCGGCCATCTTCCATCCAGGGCCAAGGCCTTCGATCTCCCGGACCTCATCTTCGAGTCCCAGTTCTACGGCATCGAGACCCTGCTGTTGAATTCCCACTCGAATCCGTCTCAGCTCGATCCTTTTAATCTCGAGAAGTCGTCGCTTTTGCAGCTGAACGGCCGGGACTCGCCGTCGGCGATCTCCACGTTGCCCCATGGATCAGTCCACGTGGCACACGGCAACAAAATCACGTCTTTTGATTGGTCGCTGCAGGGAAAATCCACGATCTTGACCCAGTTCTCGGCGATTGATTCGTTGCTCGCTTTGTCTCCGAGCTTGGCGGCGGCCGGCGCCACGGATTTCTCCGGGTTACAGCTGATTGATCTTGAGAAGGGTTTTGTTAGGGAGACATTGAATTGGGAAAATGTTACTAGGTCTAGTTCAACAGTTCAGGCAATTGCGTCATCCCCGGAATATCTGTTCACTAGTTTTGAGTCTGGCCGGAGGAATTCAAATTCGATCATGGTTTATGATCTGCAAGGCAGTTTTCGCCCGGTTACAGAGATCGGTCGTTATGAAATTTTTGGTGCTGACCTTGATTCAGCAATTCCAGCTACAAAATTGAATTGGGTTTCAAATTACAATTTGTTGATGGCCTCAGGGTCTCATAGTGGACCTTCTGGAGTACTGGGTAACATTAAGCTTTGGGATATAAGGTCCGGAACTGTGGTCTGGGAACTGAAGGAAAAAGTTGATTGCTTTGCGGATGTTGCTGTTTCTGATGATCTTTCGGCATTGTTTAAAGTTGGCGTAAATTCAGGCGAGGTGTTCTTCGCGGATTTGAGGAATATTGGTAGGGAGAATTCGTGGGTTTGTCTTGGGGATGGTAGAAAGGTGACTAATGGGAAGAAAGAGGGTGTTGGGTGTAAGATTGAAACCCGCGGTAACCAAGTTTTTTGCAGTAAAGGAGGGGACTTGGCGTTGTGGTCGGAGATTCAGATAGGTTCTTCAAGGAAAGGCGAACATGGGTCAGAGGATAGAGTCTTCAGAAAGAACTCAATGGGGAGAGCAAAGGATATGGGTGGAAGTAGGATAACCCACTTGCGTTTTGCTGGGAACAAGATGTTCCTGACGAGAAAGGATCAGCAATTTGTTGAGGTTTGGCAGAGTTCAGTTCGGGGATTTTGA
- the LOC127813535 gene encoding uncharacterized protein LOC127813535 isoform X3: MSSKLEKRRWGSCWSIYSCFGSHGQSKRIGHAVLVPETTPPGIEVPAAENPPQTTSVSFPFVAPPSSPASFLQSEPPSCTQSPVGFPSFTSISASMYSPGPASIFAIGPYAHETQLVSPPVFSTFTTEPSTAPFTPPPESVHLTTPSSPEVPFAQLLGPNHQNGEAGLRFPISQYEFQSYQFYPGSPVGHLISPSSGVSGSGTSSPFPDLEFPPGGAQLLQFQIGNPPPKLLTLEKLSAREWGSQQRSGSLTPEAVGHRPLDRQNSDIAPLTDQFNGLQNEVVVLDPRVSFEITTEDVTRCMVKKPSLAMTASPSLNNADIAAEKDANSSEAANSLKAHLDEISDDKPEKASSDGEDRQQQPPQKHRSITLGSVKEFNFDNADVENCDKPNTDSDWWTNDKVLEVESGGETSHNWSFFPMMQPGLS; encoded by the coding sequence AAAAGAAGATGGGGAAGCTGTTGGAGCATATACTCATGTTTTGGATCTCACGGACAAAGCAAGAGAATTGGACATGCTGTTCTTGTTCCCGAAACAACTCCTCCTGGAATAGAGGTTCCAGCAGCTGAAAATCCACCTCAAACAACTAGTGTCTCATTTCCCTTTGTTGCACCTCCCTCTTCTCCCGCATCCTTCCTTCAGTCCGAACCACCCTCTTGTACACAGTCACCAGTTGGCTTTCCATCCTTCACCTCTATATCTGCTAGCATGTACTCCCCTGGGCCTGCCTCCATCTTTGCTATTGGCCCTTATGCCCATGAGACTCAGTTAGTCTCGCCCCCAGTTTTCTCTACTTTCACCACTGAACCCTCCACTGCCCCTTTTACTCCTCCCCCCGAGTCTGTCCATTTGACGACACCTTCCTCACCTGAAGTGCCGTTTGCTCAGCTACTCGGTCCCAATCACCAGAATGGTGAAGCTGGTCTTAGATTCCCTATATCCCAATACGAATTTCAATCTTATCAGTTCTATCCAGGGAGCCCTGTTGGCCACTTGATCTCACCAAGTTCAGGTGTCTCTGGTTCGGGCACTTCATCTCCTTTTCCTGATCTGGAGTTTCCTCCCGGTGGGGCCCAGCTCCTTCAGTTCCAAATTGGCAATCCTCCACCGAAGCTTTTGACCCTTGAAAAGCTTTCTGCCCGTGAATGGGGATCGCAGCAACGATCTGGTTCATTAACACCTGAAGCTGTGGGACATAGGCCTCTGGACCGTCAAAATTCTGACATTGCGCCGCTCACAGATCAATTTAATGGACTCCAAAATGAAGTAGTTGTGCTTGATCCCAGAGTATCTTTTGAGATCACCACTGAAGATGTTACGAGATGCATGGTAAAGAAGCCATCCTTGGCCATGACCGCATCACCATCTCTAAATAATGCAGACATCGCTGCTGAAAAGGATGCAAATTCATCTGAGGCAGCTAATAGCCTCAAGGCCCATCTTGATGAAATATCCGATGACAAGCCCGAGAAAGCTTCTTCAGACGGGGAGGACAGGCAGCAGCAGCCACCTCAGAAGCATCGCTCCATCACACTCGGTTCTGTTAAGGAATTCAATTTTGACAATGCCGATGTAGAAAACTGCGATAAGCCTAATACAGACTCCGACTGGTGGACCAATGATAAGGTACTCGAAGTTGAATCAGGGGGTGAAACCAGCCACAACTGGTCTTTCTTCCCCATGATGCAGCCAGGTTTGAGCTAA